Proteins encoded by one window of Microplitis demolitor isolate Queensland-Clemson2020A chromosome 6, iyMicDemo2.1a, whole genome shotgun sequence:
- the LOC103575734 gene encoding carnitine O-palmitoyltransferase 1, liver isoform isoform X1, protein MAEAHSAVAFSFSITHEGWDVNFDREVLHLVWESGLRSWKKRFFRFTNNLKTGIYPASLKSLWLTIGIVTAIHFTGFKVPYDLVEKVVPYVSGSSISAHLVASIVVGVLLWLVVIYTLRYCLKLLLMYKGWMYESRGPGGKVSLPTKIWVLLVKLLSGWNKPMLYSFQGSLPRLPLPSVEETTSRYLRSIRPLVDDENYLRMEKLAKEFEQGIAVKLQRYLILKSWWSSNYVSDWWEEYVYLRGRSPIMVNSNFYGIDAILMHPIDVQAARAASIIHLCLQYRRSIERQELEPIKLQGLVPLCSWQYERLFNTTRIPGIETDKIVHYTDAKHIIIYHKGRYYKVMIYYKNRILTACEIEQQINYIMTHESEPGNGEEKLAALTAIDRTTWAKARGEYFAKGTNRISLDLIEKSAFVVVLDDVPYEYDPERPEKLDQYGRILLHGKGYDRWFDKSFTLCIGTNGRIGFNAEHSWADAAVMSHLWETLVAEEASANIYKDGHTAGTPEFTLTPTRLQWDLTPECIDVINRAAEDAHKLLNDVDLRIYVHDNYGKGFMKTCSMSPDAYIQMALQLAYYRDAGKFSLTYEASMTRLFREGRTETVRPCTIESSKWVKSMENDSADINERYELLKAAALQHQRGYQEAMCGKGIDRHLFCLYVVSKYLEVDSPFLKEVLSEPWKLSTSQTPHGQTPKLDLKKFPKCISAGGGFGPVADDGYGVSYIIAGEDLIFFHISSKTSSPATDSSRFARNIEKALADIKDLMVSVKKLKHQKNGSVN, encoded by the exons ATGGCGGAAGCACATTCAGCGGTTGCCTTCAGCTTCTCTATAACCCACGAAGGATGGGATGTTAATTTTGACCGAGAAGTATTACATCTTGTATGGGAATCTGGATTAAGGTCATGGAAGAAAAGATTTTTTCGGTTTAct aacaatttaaaaactggAATTTACCCGGCTTCGTTAAAAAGTTTGTGGCTGACAATAGGAATAGTGACGGCGATTCATTTCACGGGATTCAAAGTCCCCTATGACCTTGTTGAGAAAGTCGTTCCTTATGTTTCTGG gTCGTCTATATCAGCGCATCTGGTGGCATCGATTGTCGTGGGCGTATTGCTGTGGCTGGTAGTCATCTACACGCTTCGCTACTGTCTGAAATTGCTGCTGATGTACAAGGGATGGATGTACGAGTCGCGTGGTCCTGGTGGGAAAGTCTCTCTGCCAACAAAAATATGGGTTCTGTTGGTTAAATTACTCTCCGGGTGGAACAAACCGATGCTGTACAGTTTCCAAGGGTCGTTGCCGAGGTTGCCACTACCTTCGGTCGAGGAAACCACGTCTAGG tatTTACGAAGTATAAGACCACTGGTAGACGACGAGAATTATTTGCGTATGGAGAAACTGGCAAAAGAATTTGAACAAGGGATCGCTGTTAAATTGCAGCGGTATTTGATATTGAAATCCTGGTGGTCAAGCAACTACGTGTCAGATTGGTGGGAGGAGTACGTTTACTTACGTGGTAGATCTCCAATAATGgtcaattcaaatttctatGGTATTGATGCGATTCTTATGCATCCAATAGACGTACAAGCTGCACGTGCTGCTAGTATTATTCACTTGTGTTTACAGTACAGACGTAGTATCGAACGTCAAGAGTTGGAGCCAATTAAATTACAGGGTCTAGTACCTCTGTGCTCCTGGCAATACGAAAGATTATTTAATACCACGAGGATACCCGGGATTGAGACTGACAAAATAGTACACTACACTGACGCTaagcatattattatttaccacaaAGGACGTTACTATAAagttatgatttattataaaaatagaattttgaCGGCCTGTGAAATTGAAcagcaaattaattatattatgacTCATGAATCGGAACCTGGTAATGGTGAAGAAAAATTAGCAGCACTGACTGCTATTGATCGGACCACTTGGGCCAAAGCACGTGGTGAATATTTTGCTAAAGGCACTAATAGAATTTCATTGGATTTAATTGAAAAGTCTGCTTTTGTTGTCGTACTTGATGATGTTCCTTATGAGTATGATCct GAACGTCCAGAAAAATTAGACCAGTACGGAAGAATTCTATTGCATGGAAAAGGATACGACAGATGGTTCGATAAATCATTTACTCTCTGCATCGGTACCAACGGACGTATTGGATTTAACGCCGAGCATTCTTG GGCTGATGCAGCAGTGATGTCGCATTTATGGGAAACTCTAGTAGCTGAAGAAGCTAGTGCCAACAT atataaagATGGTCATACAGCAGGTACACCTGAGTTTACATTGACACCTACGCGATTGCAATGGGATCTTACTCCAGAATGTATCGATGTGATAAATCGTGCAGCTgag gatgcacataaattattaaatgatgtAGATCTGCGTATATACGTTCATGACAACTATGGAAAAGGATTTATGAAGACATGTTCAATGTCTCCGGACGCGTATATTCAAATGGCTCTGCAGCTGGCATACTACAGAGACGCGGGTAAATTCAGTTTGACTTACGAAGCCTCCATGACCCGTTTGTTCAGAGAAGGTCGAACGGAAACAGTACGTCCGTGTACAATTGAGTCTTCGAAATGGGTAAAATCAATGGAGAATGACTCCGCTGATATCAATGAGCGGTACGAGTTGCTGAAAGCCGCGGCGCTGCAGCACCAACGCGGTTATCAAGAAGCCATGTGTGGAAAAGGAATTGACAGACATTTGTTCTGCTTGTATGTCGTATCGAAATACTTGGAAGTTGACTCTCCGTTTCTGAAGGAAGTACTGAGTGAACCCTGGAAACTGTCAACATCGCAAACTCCTCATGGACAGACGCCCAAGTTGGATTTGAAAAAGTTTCCAAAGTGTATTTCTGCTGGCGGGGGTTTCGGTCCAGTTGCTGATGATGGTTATGGAGTTTCTTATATTATTGCCGGTGAAGatcttatatttttccatatttcTAGCAAAACTAGTTCACCAGCTaca gACTCATCAAGATTTGCAAGAAATATAGAAAAAGCACTAGCTGATATAAAAGATCTCATGGTGTCTGTCAAGAAATTAAAGCATCAAAAAAATGgatcagttaattaa
- the LOC103575734 gene encoding carnitine O-palmitoyltransferase 1, liver isoform isoform X2, translating to MAEAHSAVAFSFSITHEGWDVNFDREVLHLVWESGLRSWKKRFFRFTNNLKTGIYPASLKSLWLTIGIVTAIHFTGFKVPYDLVEKVVPYVSGSSISAHLVASIVVGVLLWLVVIYTLRYCLKLLLMYKGWMYESRGPGGKVSLPTKIWVLLVKLLSGWNKPMLYSFQGSLPRLPLPSVEETTSRYLRSIRPLVDDENYLRMEKLAKEFEQGIAVKLQRYLILKSWWSSNYVSDWWEEYVYLRGRSPIMVNSNFYGIDAILMHPIDVQAARAASIIHLCLQYRRSIERQELEPIKLQGLVPLCSWQYERLFNTTRIPGIETDKIVHYTDAKHIIIYHKGRYYKVMIYYKNRILTACEIEQQINYIMTHESEPGNGEEKLAALTAIDRTTWAKARGEYFAKGTNRISLDLIEKSAFVVVLDDVPYEYDPERPEKLDQYGRILLHGKGYDRWFDKSFTLCIGTNGRIGFNAEHSWADAPVMGAMWEYVISSDVFEDGYKDGHTAGTPEFTLTPTRLQWDLTPECIDVINRAAEDAHKLLNDVDLRIYVHDNYGKGFMKTCSMSPDAYIQMALQLAYYRDAGKFSLTYEASMTRLFREGRTETVRPCTIESSKWVKSMENDSADINERYELLKAAALQHQRGYQEAMCGKGIDRHLFCLYVVSKYLEVDSPFLKEVLSEPWKLSTSQTPHGQTPKLDLKKFPKCISAGGGFGPVADDGYGVSYIIAGEDLIFFHISSKTSSPATDSSRFARNIEKALADIKDLMVSVKKLKHQKNGSVN from the exons ATGGCGGAAGCACATTCAGCGGTTGCCTTCAGCTTCTCTATAACCCACGAAGGATGGGATGTTAATTTTGACCGAGAAGTATTACATCTTGTATGGGAATCTGGATTAAGGTCATGGAAGAAAAGATTTTTTCGGTTTAct aacaatttaaaaactggAATTTACCCGGCTTCGTTAAAAAGTTTGTGGCTGACAATAGGAATAGTGACGGCGATTCATTTCACGGGATTCAAAGTCCCCTATGACCTTGTTGAGAAAGTCGTTCCTTATGTTTCTGG gTCGTCTATATCAGCGCATCTGGTGGCATCGATTGTCGTGGGCGTATTGCTGTGGCTGGTAGTCATCTACACGCTTCGCTACTGTCTGAAATTGCTGCTGATGTACAAGGGATGGATGTACGAGTCGCGTGGTCCTGGTGGGAAAGTCTCTCTGCCAACAAAAATATGGGTTCTGTTGGTTAAATTACTCTCCGGGTGGAACAAACCGATGCTGTACAGTTTCCAAGGGTCGTTGCCGAGGTTGCCACTACCTTCGGTCGAGGAAACCACGTCTAGG tatTTACGAAGTATAAGACCACTGGTAGACGACGAGAATTATTTGCGTATGGAGAAACTGGCAAAAGAATTTGAACAAGGGATCGCTGTTAAATTGCAGCGGTATTTGATATTGAAATCCTGGTGGTCAAGCAACTACGTGTCAGATTGGTGGGAGGAGTACGTTTACTTACGTGGTAGATCTCCAATAATGgtcaattcaaatttctatGGTATTGATGCGATTCTTATGCATCCAATAGACGTACAAGCTGCACGTGCTGCTAGTATTATTCACTTGTGTTTACAGTACAGACGTAGTATCGAACGTCAAGAGTTGGAGCCAATTAAATTACAGGGTCTAGTACCTCTGTGCTCCTGGCAATACGAAAGATTATTTAATACCACGAGGATACCCGGGATTGAGACTGACAAAATAGTACACTACACTGACGCTaagcatattattatttaccacaaAGGACGTTACTATAAagttatgatttattataaaaatagaattttgaCGGCCTGTGAAATTGAAcagcaaattaattatattatgacTCATGAATCGGAACCTGGTAATGGTGAAGAAAAATTAGCAGCACTGACTGCTATTGATCGGACCACTTGGGCCAAAGCACGTGGTGAATATTTTGCTAAAGGCACTAATAGAATTTCATTGGATTTAATTGAAAAGTCTGCTTTTGTTGTCGTACTTGATGATGTTCCTTATGAGTATGATCct GAACGTCCAGAAAAATTAGACCAGTACGGAAGAATTCTATTGCATGGAAAAGGATACGACAGATGGTTCGATAAATCATTTACTCTCTGCATCGGTACCAACGGACGTATTGGATTTAACGCCGAGCATTCTTG GGCCGATGCTCCTGTGATGGGTGCTATGTGGGAATACGTTATTAGCAGTGACGTATTTGAAGATGG atataaagATGGTCATACAGCAGGTACACCTGAGTTTACATTGACACCTACGCGATTGCAATGGGATCTTACTCCAGAATGTATCGATGTGATAAATCGTGCAGCTgag gatgcacataaattattaaatgatgtAGATCTGCGTATATACGTTCATGACAACTATGGAAAAGGATTTATGAAGACATGTTCAATGTCTCCGGACGCGTATATTCAAATGGCTCTGCAGCTGGCATACTACAGAGACGCGGGTAAATTCAGTTTGACTTACGAAGCCTCCATGACCCGTTTGTTCAGAGAAGGTCGAACGGAAACAGTACGTCCGTGTACAATTGAGTCTTCGAAATGGGTAAAATCAATGGAGAATGACTCCGCTGATATCAATGAGCGGTACGAGTTGCTGAAAGCCGCGGCGCTGCAGCACCAACGCGGTTATCAAGAAGCCATGTGTGGAAAAGGAATTGACAGACATTTGTTCTGCTTGTATGTCGTATCGAAATACTTGGAAGTTGACTCTCCGTTTCTGAAGGAAGTACTGAGTGAACCCTGGAAACTGTCAACATCGCAAACTCCTCATGGACAGACGCCCAAGTTGGATTTGAAAAAGTTTCCAAAGTGTATTTCTGCTGGCGGGGGTTTCGGTCCAGTTGCTGATGATGGTTATGGAGTTTCTTATATTATTGCCGGTGAAGatcttatatttttccatatttcTAGCAAAACTAGTTCACCAGCTaca gACTCATCAAGATTTGCAAGAAATATAGAAAAAGCACTAGCTGATATAAAAGATCTCATGGTGTCTGTCAAGAAATTAAAGCATCAAAAAAATGgatcagttaattaa
- the LOC103575743 gene encoding protein POLR1D yields the protein MDEETLNRLAAEALIEEAKLGARRAEVMGPSGWIKPKETVNKRFLHSTIRNVIISNKHRHKDSKSSSNDRDSSRSSKKN from the exons atggatgAAGAAACATTAAAcag actTGCTGCAGAAGCGCTAATTGAAGAAGCCAAATTAGGAGCAAGAAGAGCAGAAGTTATGGGACCAAGTGGTTGGATAAAACCCAAAGAGACAGTGAACAAAAGATTTTTACACTCGACAATACGTAATGTCATAATATCAAATAAGCACCGTCACAAAGACAGCAAATCCAGTAGCAACGACCGTGACAGTTCCagatcaagtaaaaaaaattaa
- the LOC103575742 gene encoding T-complex protein 1 subunit delta has protein sequence MKMTMGHDAKNVVSRKKAFQDKSKPADIRISNILAAKALSDAIRTSLGPRGMDKMIQAPNGEVTITNDGATILKEMNVIHPAAKMLVELSRAQDSEAGDGTTSVVVVAGSLLESVDRLLNKGIHPTSISESFQKAASKAVEILTSTMSIPVDLADKESLIKAAATSLNSKVVSQQSSLLAPLAVNAVLKITEPGKEQATDLKDIHVIKQLGGTVEDTELIEGLVFTQKSCNVNGPKRIEKAKIGLIQFCISPPKTDMDHSVIVSDYSAMDRILKEERTYILNIVKQIKKSGCNVLLVQKSILRDAISDLAIHFLDKIKVMVIKDVEREDISFVCKTLGCRPIASLDHFTAENLVNAELCEEVQTGSSKFVKITGIQNPGRTVTVVVRGSNKLVLEEAARSLHDALCVIRCLVKEKALIAGGGAPEIELALKLSAYAQTLGGVDAYCIKAFADALEIIPSTLAENAGLNPIATVTELRNRHALGEITAGINVRKGTITNILEENVVQPLLVSTSCITLASETVRSILKIDDIINTMQ, from the exons ATGAAGATGACAATGGGTCATGATGCCAAAAATGTTGTTAGCCGTAAAAAAGCTTTCCAAGATAAAAGCAAACCTGCTGATATACGTATTAGTAACATTTTAGCTGCTAAag ctctcAGCGATGCTATTCGAACAAGTTTAGGTCCCCGTGGTATGGATAAAatg ATCCAAGCTCCTAATGGCGAGGTGACAATCACCAATGATGGTGCGACTATTCTAAAAGAGATGAATGTTATTCACCCAGCAgcaaaaatg ctGGTAGAATTATCAAGAGCACAAGACTCAGAAGCTGGAGACGGTACAACCAGTGTCGTAGTAGTTGCCGGATCATTATTAGAATCAGTAGACCGTCTGTTGAACAAAGGAATTCATCCAACATCGATAAGCGAATCGTTCCAGAAAGCTGCTAGCAAAGCTGTTGAGATTCTCACCAGCACTATGTCTATTCCAGTTGATCTAGCAGACAAGGAATCTCTGATCAAAGCAGCAGCAACTTCTCTGAACTCAAAAGTTGTGTCTCAGCAGTCGAGTTTGTTGGCTCCGTTGGCAGTGAACGCGGTCCTGAAAATAACAGAGCCTGGAAAAGAGCAGGCCACTGACTTGAAGGACATCCATGTCATCAAGCAGTTGGGTGGTACTGTCGAAGACACTGAACTGATTGAAGGATTGGTGTTCACACAAAAGTCATGCAACGTCAATGGACCCAAGCGTATCGAGAAAGCCAAGATCGGGTTGATCCAATTCTGCATTTCCCCGCCAAAAACTGACATGGACCACAGCGTCATTGTCTCTGATTACTCAGCGATGGACCGGATCTTGAAGGAGGAACGTACCTACATCCTCAATATCGTAAAGCAGATCAAAAAATCAGGTTGCAATGTCCTGTTAGTTCAGAAATCAATTTTACGTGACGCCATCAGCGACTTGGCCATTCACTTCCTGGACAAAATAAAGGTGATGGTAATCAAAGACGTCGAGCGCGAGGACATTTCATTCGTTTGCAAGACTCTGGGATGCCGTCCGATCGCTTCCTTGGACCACTTCACTGCCGAGAATCTCGTCAACGCGGAACTCTGCGAGGAAGTTCAGACAGGCAGCTCCAAGTTCGTCAAGATCACCGGAATCCAGAACCCCGGACGCACTGTCACTGTTGTAGTCCGTGGTAGCAACAAACTCGTGCTCGAAGAAGCCGCGAGGTCACTCCACGACGCGCTTTGCGTCATCCGCTGTTTGGTAAAAGAAAAAGCTCTGATCGCCGGAGGCGGCGCGCCCGAGATCGAATTGGCTTTGAAATTATCAGCTTACGCTCAAACACTTGGGGGAGTCGACGCCTACTGCATCAAAGCCTTCGCTGACGCTCTAGAAATAATTCCGTCTACTCTCGCTGAGAATGCCGGGCTCAATCCGATCGCTACCGTCACTGAGCTGCGTAATCGCCATGCTCTGGGTGAGATCACTGCTGGTATCAACGTTCGTAAGGGAACGATCACAAATATTTTGGAGGAAAATGTCGTCCAGCCGCTTCTAGTTTCCACCAGTTGCATTACTCTCGCATCGGAAACTGTGCGCAGTATACTTAAGATTGATGATATTATCAACACAAtgcagtaa
- the LOC103575741 gene encoding N-acetylgalactosaminyltransferase 7 codes for MRMMHLRRNARFITCVLVALMMLYAIYSVMNDDFSKSINVPVLVEGPGNFEPQNKKVLSGPGEGGKAHVLRDDQQNDVQQSESDYGMNMVCSDEISLDRSIPDLRPEECKHWDYPKKLPTTSVIIVFHNEGWSVLMRTVHSVLNRTPPQFLEEILLVDDYSDKENLKAELEAYIDQWSDKVRLLRNEERQGLIRTRSRGAREARGEVIVFLDAHCEVNVNWLPPLLAPIAADWSVMTVPIIDGIDHKTFEYRSVYQEGHLYRGIFEWGMLYKENELPRHEAKRREYASMPYRSPTHAGGLFAINRKYFLSLGGYDEGLLVWGGENFELSFKIWQCGGSILWVPCSHVGHVYRGFMPYTFGKLADKKKGPLITINYKRVIETWFDEKYKEFFYTREPLARLLDHGDITEQLKFKERKKCKSFQWYMDNIAYDVLDKFPELPPNIHWGELRSVATSACLDTMGHSPPSLMATSHCHGFGNNQLIRLNAQGQMGVGERCVEADNQGIKLSFCRLGTVDGPWQYDEKTKTLLHKVHKKCIALHPQTNHLSLMPCEADNNYNQWTFHQIHPRW; via the exons atGAGGATGATGCATTTGAGGAGAAATGCCCGATTTATTACTTGTGTCCTGGTCGCACTGATGATGCTCTATGCTATTTATTCAGTGATGAATGATGACTTTAGTAAAAGTATTAAT gtACCAGTATTAGTAGAAGGACCCGGGAATTTTGAACCCCAGAACAAAAAAGTTCTCAGTGGTCCTGGAGAAGGGGGTAAAGCGCACGTGCTACGAGATGATCAGCAGAATGACGTACAGCAATCAGAGTCCGATTACGGTATGAACATGGTGTGTTCTGATGAAATATCTCTGGATCGTTCTATCCCTGACTTGAGACCCGAAGAATGTAAGCACTGGGATTACCCTAAAAAACTTCCAACGACGAGTGTAATTATTGTCTTCCATAATGAGGGATGGTCAGTGCTGATGCGCACAGTACACAGCGTTTTAAACCGGACTCCGCCTCAATTCCTCGAGGAAATTCTCCTGGTGGACGATTACTCGgacaaagaaaatttgaaagccGAGTTGGAGGCTTACATTGATCAGTGGAGTGACAAAGTTCGTTTGCTGCGCAATGAAGAGCGTCAGGGACTGATACGCACGAGATCACGTGGTGCGCGGGAAGCCCGCGGTGAAGTTATCGTGTTCCTAGATGCCCATTGCGAAGTAAACGTCAACTGGCTCCCGCCTCTGCTGGCGCCCATCGCCGCAGACTGGTCCGTGATGACGGTTCCCATAATTGATGGCATTGATCACAAGACATTTGAGTACCGGTCCGTTTACCAGGAAGGTCATTTGTACAGAGGTATCTTCGAATGGGGAATGCTGTACAAAGAAAATGAATTACCTCGACACGAAGCAAAGCGCAGAGAGTATGCGAGCATGCCCTACAGATCTCCGACTCACGCAGGTGGACTGTTTGCTATCAATCGTAAATACTTTCTGTCACTTGGTGGCTACGACGAGGGACTTCTGGTCTGGGGTGGAGAGAACTTTGAATTGTCTTTTAAAATATGGCAATGTGGTGGCAGCATTCTCTGGGTACCTTGCTCTCATGTCGGTCACGTTTACCGCGGGTTCATGCCCTACACATTTGGAAAATTAGCTGATAAAAAGAAGGGGCCTTTGATTACAATTAACTACAAACGAGTTATTGAAACCTGGTTCGATGAAAAgtataaagaatttttctaCACCCGCGAACCACTCGCCAGACTCCTCGACCACGGAGACATCACGGAGCAGCTTAAATTCAAAGAGAGAAAGAAGTGTAAAAGCTTCCAGTGGTACATGGACAACATCGCCTATGATGTTCTAGATAAATTCCCCGAACTGCCGCCTAATATTCACTGGGGTGAGCTGAGAAGTGTCGCGACTTCCGCTTGCCTGGACACTATGGGCCACAGCCCGCCGAGTCTCATGGCGACTTCCCACTGCCACGGGTTCGGAAATAACCAACTGATCAGACTCAATGCTCAAGGACAAATGGGCGTCGGCGAGCGGTGCGTCGAAGCTGATAATCAGGGAATCAAGTTGTCATTCTGCAGACTGGGCACCGTCGACGGCCCCTGGCAATATGACGAGAAGACTAAGACTCTATTGCACAAAGTTCACAAAAAATGTATCGCTTTGCATCCCCAGACTAATCATCTTTCCCTCATGCCTTGCGAAGctgacaataattataaccAATGGACATTCCATCAGATTCACCCGCGCtggtga
- the LOC103575740 gene encoding protein PFC0760c gives MVRSCSLKNCNNSVRQKYRFFLLPSVKKVAKRAAWLKQCDYLLSEPLPTTGNSISLCEGHFEPDQFVEYGPNVRTILKPTAIPTIFTKNPPRVCDAVEQWYDQEYKHNSTLSLINDLTVTDDSIIYHNDNQDNEIELEELNNDNDDNGYEYEYGDVDEMPVAKIKSTVRLIRIQRNKMQIATPHGIKIIAASCKTQMDNLVENQVVEHFEEGLSPPSSNEMETIDDNSMPSSTFGVGMKKICLDVDNKVVAFKVDNSGGFGSLDEHEDAFDPEYANYCDEENGMRKRKLVNAGFKKQPKYEITPVFVKKEVDDGDNNKEVNDKSRLRDIMHYNISQADSVESNDADDADSNDVGNFDPALLDSYQNNYDDNYIMNDDDQLHEDHVLDDDDHDNDIDYSQLIMNATELQKQVKDLENERDSITRKYRRLELKMETFETNLRTFLNDDQIKLLQSQSPSMNTTSWSADTLKKSAKIRCIVGPRAYEYLRSQERYPLPSFRTLYRHRDVSRINDYTDEMIQEHMNATINRVAMVTEESEASDLDDEAEAEAEAERENEEAETEAQREAEAQREAEAQREGEDEREVEEIDVGVDIEKEFETQVDERQIAVENNSEPEHIIIDMLDPDIEDEEIFEEEDLIEQVQDILMNNDDEETLRHEDIAAIDGFRFVAGRSAAEKTDT, from the exons atGGTGCGTTCatgttcattaaaaaattgtaataattcaGTTCGACAGAaataccgattttttttattaccatcaGTTAAAAAAGTTGCTAAAAGAGCTGCATGGTTAAAACAatgtgattatttattatcggaACCGCTTCCCACAACTGGTAATTCAATATCACTGTGCGAA ggaCACTTTGAACCGGATCAGTTTGTTGAATACGGGCCAAATGTACGCACGATATTAAAACCAACGGCAATACCAACGATATTCACTAAAAATCCTCCACGTGTTTGTGATGCTGTCGAGCAGTGGTACGATCAAgaatataaacataatagtACCTTGTCACTGATAAATGATCTTACAGTGACAGATGATTCGATTATTTATCACAATGACAATCAGGACAATGAAATTGAGTTGGAGGAATTAAATAACGACAATGATGACAACGGATATGAGTACGAGTACGGCGACGTCGATGAAATGCCGGttgctaaaataaaatcaactgTCAGATTGATACGAATACAGAGAAATAAAATGCAAATCGCAACACCGCatggtattaaaataattgcggCTTCTTGCAAAACGCAGATGGATAATTTGGTGGAGAACCAGGTAGTGGAACACTTTGAGGAAGGATTATCGCCGCCCTCGAGCAATGAGATGGAAACTATCGATGACAATTCGATGCCGTCATCAACTTTTGGTGTGGGAATGAAGAAAATTTGTCTGGATGTTGATAATAAAGTGGTTGCTTTTAAAGTTGATAATTCTGGTGGGTTTGGTTCGTTGGACGAGCACGAGGATGCTTTTGATCCAGAGTACGCGAATTACTGCGATGAGGAGAATGGGATGAGGAAACGTAAACTGGTGAACGCGGGATTTAAAAAACAGCCGAAGTATGAAATAACTCCGGTGTTTGTTAAGAAGGAGGTTGATGATGGTGACAATAATAAGGAAGTTAATGACAAGTCAAGGCTGAGGGATATCATGCATTATAACATTTCACAGGCTGACAGTGTAGAGTCGAATGATGCTGATGATGCTGACTCGAATGACGTTGGTAATTTTGACCCGGCTTTGTTGGAtagttatcaaaataattatgatgataattatattatgaatGATGATGATCAGCTGCATGAGGATCATGTTctagatgatgatgatcatgATAATGACATTGATTATTCTCAGCTGATAATGAATGCCACGGAATTACAAAAGCAAGTTAAAGATTTAGAAAACGAGCGCGATAGTATTACGAGAaag tatcgaCGACTGGAATTAAAAATGGAAACATTTGAAACGAATCTCCGGACATTTTTAAATGAcgatcaaataaaattactgcaGTCACAATCACCGTCAATGAACACAACATCTTGGTCTGCAGATACCCTTAAAAAAAGTGCTAAGATTCGCTGCATTGTTGGTCCACGTGCTTACGAATACTTACGATCACAAGAACGCTATCCACTCCCGTCATTCCGAACGCTCTATCGGCACCGTGATGTTTCGAGAATAAATGATTACACGGATGAAATGATACAAGAGCATATGAACGCGACGATAAATCGGGTTGCGATGGTTACTGAAGAATCAGAAGCTTCGGATCTTGATGATGAAGCTGAGGCTGAGGCTGAAGCTGAAAGAGAAAATGAAGAAGCGGAGACTGAAGCCCAAAGAGAAGCTGAAGCTCAAAGAGAAGCTGAAGCTCAAAGAGAAGGTGAAGATGAACGTGAAGTTGAGGAAATAGACGTTGGGGTTGATATTGAAAAAGAGTTTGAAACTCAAGTTGACGAAAGACAAATTGCTGTTGAAAATAATTCCGAACCAGAACATATCATAATTGATATGTTAGATCCTGATATTGAAGATGAAGAAATATTTGAGGAAgaagatttaattgaacaagtacaagatattttaatgaacAACGACGATGAAGAGACGTTACGACACGAAGACATCGCGGCTATAGATGGGTTCCGATTCGTCGCCGGTCGTTCGGCCGCTGAAAAAACAGATACGTGA